In a genomic window of Phaenicophaeus curvirostris isolate KB17595 chromosome Z, BPBGC_Pcur_1.0, whole genome shotgun sequence:
- the TNFAIP8 gene encoding tumor necrosis factor alpha-induced protein 8 isoform X1 codes for MYFCVLRCQSEMKHCRQGRKVAEGSCCNVATDVFNSKSLAIQAQKKILGKMVSKSIATTLIDDTSSDVLDELYRVTKEYTQNKKEAEKIIKNLIKIVLKLAILYRNNQFNQDEIALMEKFKKKVHQLAKTVVSFHQVDYTFDRNFLSKLLNDCRELLHEIIQRHLTAKSHGRVNNVFDHFSDCEFLAALYNPFGPYKPHLQKLCDGVNKMLDEGNI; via the exons ATGTATTTTTGCGTTCTGAGGTGCCAAAGCGAAATGAAGCACTGCAGGCAGGGGAGAAAGGTAGCTGAGGGGAGCTGCTGTAACG tggCCACGGATGTCTTCAACTCCAAAAGTCTGGCCATCCAGGCCCAAAAGAAGATCCTTGGAAAAATGGTGTCCAAATCAATAGCAACTACTTTGATCGATGATACAAGCAGTGATGTTTTAGATGAGCTCTACAGAGTGACAAAGGAATATAcgcaaaataaaaaagaagcagagaaaatcaTCAAAAATCTCATTAAGATAGTCCTAAAATTGGCCATTCTCTACAGGAACAACCAATTCAATCAGGATGAAATAGCATTGATGGAGAAGTTCAAGAAGAAAGTTCATCAGCTGGCTAAGACCGTGGTCAGTTTCCATCAGGTGGATTATACCTTCGACAGGAATTTTTTGTCCAAACTGTTAAATGATTGTCGAGAGCTACTTCATGAAATCATTCAGCGTCACCTAACTGCAAAGTCACATGGACGTGTCAACAATGTGTTTGATCACTTCTCTGATTGTGAATTTTTGGCTGCCTTGTACAATCCCTTTGGACCATATAAGCCTCATTTGCAGAAACTTTGTGATGGTGTCAACAAAATGCTAGATGAGGGGAACATATAA
- the TNFAIP8 gene encoding tumor necrosis factor alpha-induced protein 8 isoform X6, whose amino-acid sequence MATDVFNSKSLAIQAQKKILGKMVSKSIATTLIDDTSSDVLDELYRVTKEYTQNKKEAEKIIKNLIKIVLKLAILYRNNQFNQDEIALMEKFKKKVHQLAKTVVSFHQVDYTFDRNFLSKLLNDCRELLHEIIQRHLTAKSHGRVNNVFDHFSDCEFLAALYNPFGPYKPHLQKLCDGVNKMLDEGNI is encoded by the coding sequence tggCCACGGATGTCTTCAACTCCAAAAGTCTGGCCATCCAGGCCCAAAAGAAGATCCTTGGAAAAATGGTGTCCAAATCAATAGCAACTACTTTGATCGATGATACAAGCAGTGATGTTTTAGATGAGCTCTACAGAGTGACAAAGGAATATAcgcaaaataaaaaagaagcagagaaaatcaTCAAAAATCTCATTAAGATAGTCCTAAAATTGGCCATTCTCTACAGGAACAACCAATTCAATCAGGATGAAATAGCATTGATGGAGAAGTTCAAGAAGAAAGTTCATCAGCTGGCTAAGACCGTGGTCAGTTTCCATCAGGTGGATTATACCTTCGACAGGAATTTTTTGTCCAAACTGTTAAATGATTGTCGAGAGCTACTTCATGAAATCATTCAGCGTCACCTAACTGCAAAGTCACATGGACGTGTCAACAATGTGTTTGATCACTTCTCTGATTGTGAATTTTTGGCTGCCTTGTACAATCCCTTTGGACCATATAAGCCTCATTTGCAGAAACTTTGTGATGGTGTCAACAAAATGCTAGATGAGGGGAACATATAA
- the TNFAIP8 gene encoding tumor necrosis factor alpha-induced protein 8 isoform X4 — MSSEADDPKEVATDVFNSKSLAIQAQKKILGKMVSKSIATTLIDDTSSDVLDELYRVTKEYTQNKKEAEKIIKNLIKIVLKLAILYRNNQFNQDEIALMEKFKKKVHQLAKTVVSFHQVDYTFDRNFLSKLLNDCRELLHEIIQRHLTAKSHGRVNNVFDHFSDCEFLAALYNPFGPYKPHLQKLCDGVNKMLDEGNI; from the coding sequence tggCCACGGATGTCTTCAACTCCAAAAGTCTGGCCATCCAGGCCCAAAAGAAGATCCTTGGAAAAATGGTGTCCAAATCAATAGCAACTACTTTGATCGATGATACAAGCAGTGATGTTTTAGATGAGCTCTACAGAGTGACAAAGGAATATAcgcaaaataaaaaagaagcagagaaaatcaTCAAAAATCTCATTAAGATAGTCCTAAAATTGGCCATTCTCTACAGGAACAACCAATTCAATCAGGATGAAATAGCATTGATGGAGAAGTTCAAGAAGAAAGTTCATCAGCTGGCTAAGACCGTGGTCAGTTTCCATCAGGTGGATTATACCTTCGACAGGAATTTTTTGTCCAAACTGTTAAATGATTGTCGAGAGCTACTTCATGAAATCATTCAGCGTCACCTAACTGCAAAGTCACATGGACGTGTCAACAATGTGTTTGATCACTTCTCTGATTGTGAATTTTTGGCTGCCTTGTACAATCCCTTTGGACCATATAAGCCTCATTTGCAGAAACTTTGTGATGGTGTCAACAAAATGCTAGATGAGGGGAACATATAA
- the TNFAIP8 gene encoding tumor necrosis factor alpha-induced protein 8 isoform X3: MFSTSSQLRLRSMATDVFNSKSLAIQAQKKILGKMVSKSIATTLIDDTSSDVLDELYRVTKEYTQNKKEAEKIIKNLIKIVLKLAILYRNNQFNQDEIALMEKFKKKVHQLAKTVVSFHQVDYTFDRNFLSKLLNDCRELLHEIIQRHLTAKSHGRVNNVFDHFSDCEFLAALYNPFGPYKPHLQKLCDGVNKMLDEGNI; encoded by the coding sequence tggCCACGGATGTCTTCAACTCCAAAAGTCTGGCCATCCAGGCCCAAAAGAAGATCCTTGGAAAAATGGTGTCCAAATCAATAGCAACTACTTTGATCGATGATACAAGCAGTGATGTTTTAGATGAGCTCTACAGAGTGACAAAGGAATATAcgcaaaataaaaaagaagcagagaaaatcaTCAAAAATCTCATTAAGATAGTCCTAAAATTGGCCATTCTCTACAGGAACAACCAATTCAATCAGGATGAAATAGCATTGATGGAGAAGTTCAAGAAGAAAGTTCATCAGCTGGCTAAGACCGTGGTCAGTTTCCATCAGGTGGATTATACCTTCGACAGGAATTTTTTGTCCAAACTGTTAAATGATTGTCGAGAGCTACTTCATGAAATCATTCAGCGTCACCTAACTGCAAAGTCACATGGACGTGTCAACAATGTGTTTGATCACTTCTCTGATTGTGAATTTTTGGCTGCCTTGTACAATCCCTTTGGACCATATAAGCCTCATTTGCAGAAACTTTGTGATGGTGTCAACAAAATGCTAGATGAGGGGAACATATAA
- the TNFAIP8 gene encoding tumor necrosis factor alpha-induced protein 8 isoform X5: MATDVFNSKSLAIQAQKKILGKMVSKSIATTLIDDTSSDVLDELYRVTKEYTQNKKEAEKIIKNLIKIVLKLAILYRNNQFNQDEIALMEKFKKKVHQLAKTVVSFHQVDYTFDRNFLSKLLNDCRELLHEIIQRHLTAKSHGRVNNVFDHFSDCEFLAALYNPFGPYKPHLQKLCDGVNKMLDEGNI; the protein is encoded by the exons A tggCCACGGATGTCTTCAACTCCAAAAGTCTGGCCATCCAGGCCCAAAAGAAGATCCTTGGAAAAATGGTGTCCAAATCAATAGCAACTACTTTGATCGATGATACAAGCAGTGATGTTTTAGATGAGCTCTACAGAGTGACAAAGGAATATAcgcaaaataaaaaagaagcagagaaaatcaTCAAAAATCTCATTAAGATAGTCCTAAAATTGGCCATTCTCTACAGGAACAACCAATTCAATCAGGATGAAATAGCATTGATGGAGAAGTTCAAGAAGAAAGTTCATCAGCTGGCTAAGACCGTGGTCAGTTTCCATCAGGTGGATTATACCTTCGACAGGAATTTTTTGTCCAAACTGTTAAATGATTGTCGAGAGCTACTTCATGAAATCATTCAGCGTCACCTAACTGCAAAGTCACATGGACGTGTCAACAATGTGTTTGATCACTTCTCTGATTGTGAATTTTTGGCTGCCTTGTACAATCCCTTTGGACCATATAAGCCTCATTTGCAGAAACTTTGTGATGGTGTCAACAAAATGCTAGATGAGGGGAACATATAA